From a single Theropithecus gelada isolate Dixy chromosome 10, Tgel_1.0, whole genome shotgun sequence genomic region:
- the TMEM239 gene encoding transmembrane protein 239 isoform X2, giving the protein MQQPRVETDTIGAGEGPQQAVPWSAWVTRHGWVRWWLSHVPPSWIQWWSTSNWRQPLQRLLWGLEGILYLLLALMLCHALFTTGSYLLSSLWPVVAAVWRHLLPALLLLVLSALPALLFTASFLLLFSTLLSLVGLLTSMTHPGYTQDLDQ; this is encoded by the coding sequence ATGCAGCAGCCGCGAGTGGAGACAGATACCATCGGGGCTGGCGAGGGGCCACAGCAGGCAGTGCCCTGGTCAGCCTGGGTCACAAGGCATGGCTGGGTACGCTGGTGGTTGAGCCACGTGCCCCCGAGCTGGATCCAGTGGTGGAGCACCTCGAACTGGCGGCAACCGCTGCAGCGCCTGCTGTGGGGTCTGGAGGGGATACTCTACCTGCTGCTGGCACTGATGCTGTGCCATGCACTCTTCACCACTGGCTCCTACCTACTGAGCTCCTTGTGGCCCGTCGTGGCCGCCGTGTGGCGCCACCTGCTACCGGCTCTCCTGCTGCTGGTGCTCAGTGCCCTGCCTGCCCTCCTCTTCACGGCCTCCTTCCTGCTGCTCTTCTCCACACTGCTAAGCCTCGTGGGCCTCCTCACCTCCATGACTCACCCAGGCTACACTCAGGATTTGGATCAATAG
- the PCED1A gene encoding PC-esterase domain-containing protein 1A isoform X2 produces the protein MVFCLSSEESRRPLRSDMVHFQASEVQQLLHNKFVVILGDSIQRAVYKDLVLLLQKDSLLTAAQLKAKYLEDVLEELTYGPAPDLVIINSCLWDLSRYGRCSMESYRKNLERVFVRMDQVLPDSCLLVWNMAMPLGERITGGFLLPELQPLAGSLRRDVVEGNFYSATLAGDHCFDVLDLHFHFRHAVQHRHRDGVHWDQHAHRHLSHLLLTHVADAWGVELPKRDYPPDPWIEDWAEMNHPFQGSHRQTPDFGEHLALLPPPPSPLPPPMPFPYPLPQPSPPPLFPPLPQDTPFFPGQPFPPHEFFNYNPVEDFSMPPHLGCGPGVNFVPGPLPPPIPGPNPHGQHWGPVVHRGMPRYVPNSPYHVRRMGGSCRQRLRHSERLIHTYKLDRRPPAHSGTWPG, from the exons ATGGTCTTCTGTCTGTCGAGCGAGGAATCACGCCGCCCTTTGCGAAGCGACATGGTCCACTTCCAGGCCTCGGAAGTCCAGCAGCTGCTACACAACAAGTTCGTGGTCATCTTGGGGGACTCCA TTCAGCGGGCTGTGTACAAGGACCTGGTGCTCTTGCTCCAGAAAGACTCACTGCTCACAGCTGCCCAGCTGAAAGCCAAG TACCTTGAGGATGTTCTGGAAGAGCTGACATATGGACCTGCTCCGGACCTGGTGATCATCAACTCCTGCCTCTGGGATCTCTCCAG ATATGGTCGCTGCTCAATGGAGAGCTACCGCAAGAACCTGGAGCGGGTGTTTGTGCGCATGGACCAAGTATTGCCAGACTCCTGCCTGCTGGTGTGGAACATGGCGATGCCCCTCGGGGAGCGTATCACTGGGGGTTTCCTCCTGCCAGAG CTCCAGCCCCTGGCAGGCTCCCTGCGGCGGGATGTGGTTGAAGGGAACTTCTACAGTGCTACGCTGGCTGGGGACCACTGCTTTGATGTCCTAGATCTCCACTTTCATTTCCGGCATGCGGTACAGCACCGTCATCGGGATGGTGTCCACTGGGACCAGCATGCGCACCGCCACCTCTCACACCTGCTTCTGACCCATGTGGCTGACGCCTGGGGCGTGGAGCTGCCCAAGCGTGACTATCCCCCTG ACCCGTGGATTGAGGACTGGGCAGAGATGAATCATCCATTCCAGGGAAGCCATAGGCAGACCCCAGACTTCGGGGAGCACCTGGCCttgctcccacccccaccctctcctTTGCCCCCTCCCATGCCTTTTCCCTACCCACTTCCTCAGCCCTCGCCAcctcccctcttcccacccctgccccaggatACCCCTTTTTTCCCAGGCCAGCCCTTCCCACCCCATGAATTCTTCAACTATAATCCAGTGGAGGACTTCTCGATGCCACCCCACTTAG GATGTGGCCCTGGAGTGAACTTTGTGCCTGGCCCTCTGCCACCTCCAATCCCTGGCCCTAATCCCCATGGTCAGCACTGGGGCCCAGTGGTCCATCGGGGGATGCCACGCTATGTTCCTAACAGCCCCTACCATGTGCGGAGAATGGGAGGGTCCTGCAGGCAGCGGCTCAGACACTCAGAGAGACTGATCCACACATACAAACTGGACAGACGGCCTCCTGCCCATTCGGGGACATGGCCTGGGTAG
- the TMEM239 gene encoding transmembrane protein 239 isoform X1 has product MRVGTWICLPGRPGCCRKQHDLGNCPEVPGISKALALSPGAPAVMQQPRVETDTIGAGEGPQQAVPWSAWVTRHGWVRWWLSHVPPSWIQWWSTSNWRQPLQRLLWGLEGILYLLLALMLCHALFTTGSYLLSSLWPVVAAVWRHLLPALLLLVLSALPALLFTASFLLLFSTLLSLVGLLTSMTHPGYTQDLDQ; this is encoded by the exons ATGAGAGTGGGGACTTGGATTTGCCTGCCAGGCCGTCCTGGGTGCTGCAGGAAGCAACATGACTTAGGTAACTGCCCAGAG GTCCCAGGCATCTCCAAGGCCCTGGCCCTCTCTCCAGGTGCACCAGCCGTGATGCAGCAGCCGCGAGTGGAGACAGATACCATCGGGGCTGGCGAGGGGCCACAGCAGGCAGTGCCCTGGTCAGCCTGGGTCACAAGGCATGGCTGGGTACGCTGGTGGTTGAGCCACGTGCCCCCGAGCTGGATCCAGTGGTGGAGCACCTCGAACTGGCGGCAACCGCTGCAGCGCCTGCTGTGGGGTCTGGAGGGGATACTCTACCTGCTGCTGGCACTGATGCTGTGCCATGCACTCTTCACCACTGGCTCCTACCTACTGAGCTCCTTGTGGCCCGTCGTGGCCGCCGTGTGGCGCCACCTGCTACCGGCTCTCCTGCTGCTGGTGCTCAGTGCCCTGCCTGCCCTCCTCTTCACGGCCTCCTTCCTGCTGCTCTTCTCCACACTGCTAAGCCTCGTGGGCCTCCTCACCTCCATGACTCACCCAGGCTACACTCAGGATTTGGATCAATAG
- the PCED1A gene encoding PC-esterase domain-containing protein 1A isoform X1: protein MVFCLSSEESRRPLRSDMVHFQASEVQQLLHNKFVVILGDSIQRAVYKDLVLLLQKDSLLTAAQLKAKGELSFEQDQLVAGGQLGELHNGTQYREVRQFCSGSGHHLVRFYFLTRVYSEYLEDVLEELTYGPAPDLVIINSCLWDLSRYGRCSMESYRKNLERVFVRMDQVLPDSCLLVWNMAMPLGERITGGFLLPELQPLAGSLRRDVVEGNFYSATLAGDHCFDVLDLHFHFRHAVQHRHRDGVHWDQHAHRHLSHLLLTHVADAWGVELPKRDYPPDPWIEDWAEMNHPFQGSHRQTPDFGEHLALLPPPPSPLPPPMPFPYPLPQPSPPPLFPPLPQDTPFFPGQPFPPHEFFNYNPVEDFSMPPHLGCGPGVNFVPGPLPPPIPGPNPHGQHWGPVVHRGMPRYVPNSPYHVRRMGGSCRQRLRHSERLIHTYKLDRRPPAHSGTWPG, encoded by the exons ATGGTCTTCTGTCTGTCGAGCGAGGAATCACGCCGCCCTTTGCGAAGCGACATGGTCCACTTCCAGGCCTCGGAAGTCCAGCAGCTGCTACACAACAAGTTCGTGGTCATCTTGGGGGACTCCA TTCAGCGGGCTGTGTACAAGGACCTGGTGCTCTTGCTCCAGAAAGACTCACTGCTCACAGCTGCCCAGCTGAAAGCCAAG GGGGAGCTGAGCTTTGAACAGGACCAGCTGGTGGCTGGGGGCCAGCTGGGCGAGCTACACAACGGGACACAGTACCGTGAGGTCCGCCAGTTCTGCTCGGGCTCTGGCCACCACCTTGTGCGCTTCTACTTCCTCACTCGTGTTTACTCCGAGTACCTTGAGGATGTTCTGGAAGAGCTGACATATGGACCTGCTCCGGACCTGGTGATCATCAACTCCTGCCTCTGGGATCTCTCCAG ATATGGTCGCTGCTCAATGGAGAGCTACCGCAAGAACCTGGAGCGGGTGTTTGTGCGCATGGACCAAGTATTGCCAGACTCCTGCCTGCTGGTGTGGAACATGGCGATGCCCCTCGGGGAGCGTATCACTGGGGGTTTCCTCCTGCCAGAG CTCCAGCCCCTGGCAGGCTCCCTGCGGCGGGATGTGGTTGAAGGGAACTTCTACAGTGCTACGCTGGCTGGGGACCACTGCTTTGATGTCCTAGATCTCCACTTTCATTTCCGGCATGCGGTACAGCACCGTCATCGGGATGGTGTCCACTGGGACCAGCATGCGCACCGCCACCTCTCACACCTGCTTCTGACCCATGTGGCTGACGCCTGGGGCGTGGAGCTGCCCAAGCGTGACTATCCCCCTG ACCCGTGGATTGAGGACTGGGCAGAGATGAATCATCCATTCCAGGGAAGCCATAGGCAGACCCCAGACTTCGGGGAGCACCTGGCCttgctcccacccccaccctctcctTTGCCCCCTCCCATGCCTTTTCCCTACCCACTTCCTCAGCCCTCGCCAcctcccctcttcccacccctgccccaggatACCCCTTTTTTCCCAGGCCAGCCCTTCCCACCCCATGAATTCTTCAACTATAATCCAGTGGAGGACTTCTCGATGCCACCCCACTTAG GATGTGGCCCTGGAGTGAACTTTGTGCCTGGCCCTCTGCCACCTCCAATCCCTGGCCCTAATCCCCATGGTCAGCACTGGGGCCCAGTGGTCCATCGGGGGATGCCACGCTATGTTCCTAACAGCCCCTACCATGTGCGGAGAATGGGAGGGTCCTGCAGGCAGCGGCTCAGACACTCAGAGAGACTGATCCACACATACAAACTGGACAGACGGCCTCCTGCCCATTCGGGGACATGGCCTGGGTAG
- the C10H20orf141 gene encoding uncharacterized protein C20orf141 homolog codes for MTRLCLPRPEALEDPIPVPPRGLGAGEGSGSPVHPRVSSWGPNWAQLLDSVLGLGALGLTIWAVFSTTGPALLLLLISFLAFDLLHRPAGRTLPQHKLLTRGQSQGAGEGPGQQEALLLQMGRVSGQLSLQDALLLLLMGLGPLLRACGMPLTLLGLAFCLHPWA; via the exons atGACCCGGCTCTGCTTACCCAGACCCGAAGCCCTTGAGGATCCGATCCCAGTTCCTCCTAGGGGCCTGGGTGCTGGGGAGGGGTCGGGTAGTCCAGTGCATCCACGTGTGTCCTCCTGGGGCCCTAACTGGGCCCAGCTCCTGGACAGTGTCCTAGGGCTGGGGGCACTAGGGCTGACAATCTGGGCAGTCTTTTCCACAACTGGCCCagccctgctgctgcttctgatCAGCTTCCTCGCCTTTGACCTGCTCCATAG GCCCGCAGGTCGCACTCTGCCACAGCACAAACTTCTCACAAGGGGCCAGAGTCAGGGGGCCGGTGAGGGTCCAGGACAGCAGGAGGCTCTACTCCTGCAAATGGGGAGAGTCTCAGGACAACTTAGCCTCCAGGacgcgctgctgctgctgctcatgGGGCTGGGCCCGCTTCTGAGAGCCTGCGGCATGCCCTTGACCCTGCTTGGCCTGGCTTTCTGTCTCCATCCTTGGGCCTGA